One stretch of Cohnella algarum DNA includes these proteins:
- a CDS encoding GTP pyrophosphokinase, whose translation MDGRDWNKFLLPYQQAVEELKVKFKTLRTELKAREEYAPIEFVTGRVKRISSILEKAKRLSVPLDQIETGIEDIAGIRIMCQFVEDISTVAELIRKRRDLAIVYEKDYINHPKESGYRSYHLIVTYPVQTSLGSMPVLAEIQIRTLAMNFWATIEHSLNYKYREQLPEDVKERLYKAAEAAFLLDTEMSSIRQEIVEAQQGFEEKSGIVRKVLNDIQSLYFFRRIREAAQFQLRFNELWEQEDIWGLTELSAEIQEALVRAGKSSNP comes from the coding sequence ATGGACGGCAGAGACTGGAATAAATTTTTGCTCCCGTACCAGCAGGCGGTCGAGGAATTGAAAGTGAAGTTCAAGACGCTGCGCACCGAGCTGAAGGCAAGGGAAGAGTACGCTCCGATCGAGTTCGTGACCGGCCGGGTGAAACGAATCTCCAGCATTCTGGAAAAGGCGAAACGGCTTTCGGTTCCGCTCGACCAAATCGAAACGGGAATCGAGGATATCGCGGGCATTCGGATTATGTGCCAATTCGTGGAGGACATCAGCACGGTAGCGGAGCTCATTCGCAAGCGCAGAGACTTGGCGATCGTTTACGAGAAGGATTATATCAATCATCCGAAAGAAAGCGGATACCGGAGTTATCATCTTATCGTCACTTACCCGGTCCAGACTTCGCTCGGCTCGATGCCGGTGCTTGCGGAAATTCAAATCCGCACGCTCGCGATGAATTTTTGGGCGACGATCGAGCATTCGCTCAATTACAAATATCGCGAGCAGCTGCCCGAGGACGTGAAGGAGCGGCTTTACAAAGCCGCGGAAGCCGCTTTTCTGCTCGACACCGAAATGTCAAGCATCCGCCAGGAAATCGTCGAGGCCCAGCAGGGCTTCGAAGAGAAGTCGGGCATTGTCCGCAAAGTGCTGAACGACATTCAAAGCCTCTATTTTTTCCGCCGGATCCGGGAAGCGGCCCAGTTCCAGCTCCGCTTCAACGAGCTGTGGGAGCAGGAGGATATTTGGGGACTGACCGAATTGTCCGCGGAAATCCAGGAGGCGCTCGTGCGCGCGGGCAAAAGCTCCAACCCGTAA
- a CDS encoding pseudouridine synthase: protein MKKTIRLDKMLGNLGFGSRSEVKQWVRQGSVTVNGVAAKDPGMQIRPEEDAVALDGEPVVYRETVYVMMNKPAGLVSATEDRRDRTVVDLLPDELRARAPFPVGRLDKDTEGLLLLTNDGKLAHDLLSPRKHVPKTYRALIEGETGERDAEAFAAGVTLDDGYVTLPARLRVLAAAPPGAEPGDREMAEAMERVRRTPELRRAELELAERRRSALSWIELTIQEGKFHQVKRMFEAVGQRVLYLRRSAIGPLSLDPALEPGQWRELTEAEMERLREYRKGF from the coding sequence TTGAAAAAAACGATAAGACTCGATAAAATGCTCGGCAACCTCGGCTTCGGCTCGCGAAGCGAAGTCAAGCAATGGGTACGCCAGGGATCGGTCACGGTGAACGGCGTTGCGGCGAAGGATCCCGGCATGCAGATCCGGCCGGAAGAGGATGCGGTCGCGCTCGACGGAGAGCCGGTCGTATACCGCGAAACGGTGTACGTCATGATGAACAAGCCGGCCGGACTCGTTTCCGCCACGGAAGACCGCCGCGATCGGACGGTCGTCGATCTGCTGCCGGACGAGCTTCGCGCGCGCGCGCCTTTTCCCGTCGGCAGGCTGGACAAGGATACCGAAGGCTTGCTGCTGCTGACGAACGACGGCAAGCTGGCGCACGATTTGCTGTCTCCGCGAAAGCACGTGCCGAAGACGTACCGGGCGCTGATCGAGGGGGAGACGGGGGAGCGGGACGCGGAAGCGTTCGCGGCCGGCGTGACGCTGGACGACGGGTATGTGACGCTGCCGGCCCGGCTGCGCGTGCTTGCGGCCGCTCCGCCCGGAGCCGAGCCCGGAGATCGCGAAATGGCCGAGGCGATGGAGCGGGTCCGGCGGACGCCCGAATTGCGGCGGGCGGAACTGGAGCTTGCGGAGCGCCGTCGCTCCGCGCTTAGCTGGATCGAGCTCACGATCCAGGAAGGGAAGTTTCATCAGGTCAAGCGCATGTTCGAGGCGGTCGGCCAACGGGTGTTGTACTTGCGTCGGTCGGCGATAGGGCCGCTGTCGCTAGACCCGGCTCTCGAACCGGGGCAATGGCGGGAATTGACGGAAGCGGAAATGGAGCGGCTTCGCGAGTATCGGAAGGGGTTTTGA
- a CDS encoding sporulation protein YjcZ, giving the protein MSGVVGGYYASAAFVLVLFILLVIILKAGY; this is encoded by the coding sequence ATGTCCGGTGTTGTCGGCGGCTACTACGCATCGGCAGCCTTCGTGCTGGTCCTGTTTATCCTGCTCGTCATCATCCTCAAAGCCGGTTACTGA
- a CDS encoding sensor domain-containing diguanylate cyclase — protein MNSAAFWENNLNLLHPFSSLISFILLFLMLFMAYRLHMQTRRRTYLDLLVALALCLAHQIFELAIAVGGGEQALLVFVSDALNVASFIVVNFSIFELYHKKRSRTRAWFYSLLGIGASIAVTGLFAGTESLAQLWENGTKAAPVFDIYLLVLCPLFGLMFAPHIGQRVRYVVSLAIAALLHLLQLASRFFDLGSLFYSSLSALLPIAYFIFLFMILFERVVEILQSAYRSSITDGLTSLFNRRFFSSQLERALRDGLPVGAIFCDIDNFKKLNDTQGHQQADVVLKQAAAILMEETEDVGLAGRYGGEELVAFVSAGGVSPEKVAEAIRARIEKETIVTVSVGVSRAAKGITAEQLMKQADEAMYHSKKTGKNRVTDFASLV, from the coding sequence ATGAATTCCGCTGCGTTCTGGGAGAACAATTTAAACTTGCTGCATCCGTTCTCTTCGCTCATTTCTTTCATTTTGCTATTTCTGATGTTGTTCATGGCATACCGGCTTCATATGCAAACGCGGCGGCGAACGTATTTGGATTTGCTTGTCGCGCTTGCGCTCTGTCTTGCGCACCAGATTTTCGAACTGGCGATCGCAGTCGGCGGCGGCGAACAGGCGCTTCTCGTTTTCGTTTCCGACGCGCTGAACGTCGCTTCCTTCATCGTCGTCAACTTCTCCATATTTGAACTCTACCACAAAAAACGGTCCCGCACACGCGCTTGGTTCTACTCCTTGCTCGGCATCGGCGCTTCCATCGCCGTCACGGGACTGTTCGCGGGCACGGAATCCCTGGCGCAGCTTTGGGAAAACGGGACGAAAGCGGCCCCGGTTTTCGACATTTACCTGCTCGTCTTGTGCCCGCTGTTCGGGCTCATGTTCGCCCCCCATATCGGCCAGAGAGTCCGTTACGTCGTCAGCCTGGCCATCGCCGCGCTCCTTCATTTGCTGCAGCTGGCAAGCCGTTTTTTCGATCTCGGTTCTTTATTCTATTCATCGTTGTCGGCGCTTTTGCCAATCGCGTATTTTATCTTTTTGTTCATGATTTTGTTCGAGCGCGTCGTCGAAATTTTGCAATCGGCGTATCGTTCGTCAATTACGGACGGCCTTACAAGCCTGTTCAACCGGCGCTTCTTCTCCTCGCAGCTCGAACGCGCCTTGCGCGACGGCCTGCCGGTCGGCGCCATCTTTTGCGATATCGACAACTTCAAAAAGCTTAACGACACCCAGGGGCATCAGCAGGCGGACGTCGTGCTGAAGCAGGCGGCGGCGATTCTGATGGAGGAGACGGAAGATGTCGGGCTCGCCGGCCGCTACGGCGGGGAGGAGCTTGTGGCCTTTGTCTCGGCCGGTGGCGTTTCCCCCGAGAAAGTTGCCGAAGCGATCCGCGCCCGAATCGAGAAGGAAACGATCGTCACGGTCAGCGTGGGCGTAAGCCGCGCCGCCAAAGGCATCACTGCGGAGCAGCTCATGAAGCAGGCCGACGAAGCGATGTACCATTCCAAAAAAACGGGCAAAAACCGGGTCACGGATTTCGCCTCGCTCGTGTAA
- a CDS encoding RsmB/NOP family class I SAM-dependent RNA methyltransferase, whose protein sequence is MTRLPQPFVRRIRDLLGEREAGEFLQAYDRPRAYGLRLNPGKLNPDDIRFAGIRDRFGLRRVPWCDTGYYYDENARPGKHPYHAAGLFYIQEPSAMIAAELLDPQPGEIVLDLAAAPGGKTTQIAARMKGRGLLVANEIHPSRAKILAENVERMGIANAVVVNSAPGPLAERWPEAFDRIMLDAPCSGEGMFRKDPDAAAEWSEEAVAGCAARQRDILRDAAAMLRPGGRLVYSTCTFNREENERTVRWLLGEFPEFALLKEERLWPHRVEGEGHYAAVLEKRSPDRAPPENKGSKSRARSADRKAAKTDKAAATALQLFHAFAEAALPGFRLPADGVPLLFGDSLYWLPQPDGSPLSAASLDGLRTPRPGLHLGDAVKGRFEPSHALAMALDASAAACAADYPADSPEVAAYLRGESLAAGSEVKGWGLLTADGWPLGWFKASDRQLKNRLPKGLRML, encoded by the coding sequence ATGACGCGACTTCCGCAACCTTTCGTCCGGCGCATCCGAGACCTGCTCGGAGAGCGGGAGGCCGGCGAATTTTTGCAAGCTTACGATCGGCCTCGGGCTTACGGCCTGCGCCTGAATCCGGGAAAGCTGAACCCGGACGACATCCGGTTTGCCGGGATTCGGGATCGCTTCGGGCTGCGAAGGGTGCCCTGGTGCGACACCGGCTACTACTACGACGAAAATGCCCGCCCGGGCAAGCACCCCTATCATGCCGCCGGGCTCTTTTACATCCAGGAGCCGTCGGCGATGATCGCCGCGGAGCTGCTCGATCCGCAACCGGGCGAAATCGTGCTCGATCTCGCCGCGGCGCCCGGGGGCAAGACGACCCAGATCGCCGCCCGCATGAAGGGGCGGGGCCTCCTCGTCGCCAACGAAATCCATCCGTCCCGCGCCAAAATTTTGGCCGAAAACGTAGAACGAATGGGCATCGCCAACGCGGTGGTCGTCAATTCCGCCCCGGGACCGCTCGCGGAGCGGTGGCCCGAGGCGTTCGACCGGATCATGCTGGACGCGCCCTGTTCCGGGGAGGGCATGTTCCGGAAGGATCCCGATGCGGCCGCCGAGTGGTCCGAGGAGGCGGTGGCCGGCTGCGCCGCCCGTCAGCGCGACATTTTGCGCGATGCAGCAGCGATGCTGCGGCCGGGCGGACGGCTCGTTTATTCGACTTGCACGTTCAATCGCGAGGAAAACGAACGAACGGTTCGCTGGCTGCTTGGCGAATTTCCGGAATTCGCGCTGCTCAAGGAAGAAAGATTATGGCCGCATCGGGTAGAGGGCGAAGGCCACTATGCCGCCGTGCTCGAGAAGCGTTCGCCCGACCGGGCGCCGCCCGAAAACAAGGGATCGAAATCTCGCGCCCGGAGCGCCGACCGGAAAGCGGCCAAAACCGACAAAGCGGCAGCGACCGCCTTGCAGTTGTTTCATGCGTTTGCGGAGGCGGCGCTGCCCGGCTTCCGCCTGCCCGCGGACGGCGTCCCCCTGCTGTTCGGGGACTCGCTCTACTGGCTGCCGCAGCCGGATGGCTCCCCGCTGAGCGCCGCATCGCTGGACGGGCTGCGCACGCCCCGTCCCGGCCTGCACCTGGGCGACGCGGTCAAGGGCCGCTTCGAGCCGTCCCATGCGCTGGCCATGGCGCTGGACGCCTCCGCCGCGGCTTGCGCGGCGGACTATCCGGCCGATTCTCCGGAAGTCGCCGCGTACTTGCGGGGGGAGAGCCTGGCCGCAGGAAGCGAAGTCAAGGGCTGGGGCTTGCTCACGGCCGACGGCTGGCCGCTCGGCTGGTTCAAAGCGAGCGACCGTCAGCTCAAAAACCGGCTTCCCAAAGGGCTGCGCATGCTTTAG
- a CDS encoding Cof-type HAD-IIB family hydrolase translates to MTFRLIALDVDGTLLNDEHELTPRVRDAVRAAAAGGAEIVLCTGRGSNSALPVLDSLGLEGTLVTHNGACIVESKSRKALRESVIEANAIGKYLAYCRESGVHFDMNTAFDLYVESMTDEIAGMYERLLVKPILWEQSRGVPEGLLKVSIFAEKEALDRMENEWASWEHELQTVRSGDYFFDVQHKEATKGAALAHLASQRGVRPEEVLAIGNYYNDIGMIRFAGLGVAMANSPDPVKEAADETTVSNNEDGVAVVLEEKVIRPANGGAVR, encoded by the coding sequence ATGACATTTCGTTTAATTGCATTGGACGTTGACGGGACGCTGCTGAACGACGAACACGAGCTGACCCCGCGCGTAAGAGACGCGGTCCGGGCCGCCGCGGCCGGAGGGGCGGAAATCGTGCTTTGCACGGGGCGCGGTTCGAACAGCGCGCTTCCCGTTCTGGATTCGCTCGGATTGGAAGGGACGCTCGTCACCCACAACGGCGCTTGCATCGTGGAAAGCAAATCGCGCAAAGCGCTCCGGGAGTCCGTCATCGAAGCGAACGCAATCGGCAAGTATTTGGCCTATTGTCGCGAATCGGGCGTTCATTTCGACATGAACACGGCATTCGATCTATACGTGGAAAGCATGACCGACGAAATCGCCGGCATGTACGAGCGGTTGCTCGTCAAGCCGATCCTCTGGGAGCAAAGCCGCGGCGTGCCGGAAGGGCTGCTGAAAGTATCGATCTTCGCGGAAAAGGAAGCGCTGGACCGGATGGAAAACGAATGGGCGTCGTGGGAGCATGAGCTGCAAACGGTGCGGAGCGGGGATTATTTCTTCGACGTGCAGCACAAGGAGGCGACCAAGGGCGCGGCCCTGGCGCACTTGGCAAGCCAGCGCGGCGTCCGTCCGGAGGAGGTGCTCGCGATCGGCAACTATTACAACGATATCGGGATGATTCGTTTCGCGGGTTTGGGGGTCGCGATGGCGAACTCTCCGGACCCGGTCAAGGAAGCCGCCGACGAGACGACCGTCTCCAACAATGAGGACGGCGTGGCCGTCGTTCTGGAGGAGAAGGTGATTCGTCCGGCGAACGGCGGCGCCGTCCGCTAA